From one Culex quinquefasciatus strain JHB chromosome 3, VPISU_Cqui_1.0_pri_paternal, whole genome shotgun sequence genomic stretch:
- the LOC6049350 gene encoding LOW QUALITY PROTEIN: AP-3 complex subunit sigma-2 (The sequence of the model RefSeq protein was modified relative to this genomic sequence to represent the inferred CDS: inserted 2 bases in 2 codons) — translation MIKAILVFNNHGKPRLSKFYQYFNEDMQQQIIKETFQLVSKRDDNVCNFLEGGSLIGGSDFKLIYRHYATLYFVFCVDSSESELGILDLIQVFVETLDKCFENVCELDLIFHADAVHHILSELVMGGMVLQTNMADILARIEEQNKLQKQEAGLSAAPARAVSAVKSMNXPQQIKDIKLPDLPXAIKDLKF, via the exons ATGATCAAGGCCATTTTAGTGTTCAACAATCATGGGAAACCGCGGCTGTCCAAGTTTTATCAGTATTTT AACGAAGACATGCAGCAGCAGATAATCAAGGAAACGTTCCAGCTGGTATCAAAGCGGGACGACAATGTTTGCAACTTTCTCGAGGGTGGCAG TCTGATTGGTGGGTCCGATTTCAAGCTGATCTATCGGCACTATGCCACGCTGTACTTTGTCTTCTGTGTGGACTCGTCGGAGAGCGAGTTGGGCATTCTGGACCTGATTCAGGTGTTTGTCGAAACGTTGGATAAATGCTTCGAAAATGTTTGCGAATTAGATCTCATTTTCCACGCGGATGCCGTCCACCACATCCTGTCCGAGCTGGTGATGGGAGGGATGGTACTTCAGACCAATATGGCAGATATCCTGGCTCGGATCGAAGAGCAAAACAAACTGCAGAAGCAGGAAGCTGGTTTGTCGGCCGCTCCGGCACGCGCCGTCAGTGCCGTCAAGAGTATGA CTCCCCAGCAGATCAAGGACATCAAATTACCTGATCTTC AAGCCATCAAGGACTTGAAATTCTGA
- the LOC6049349 gene encoding cyclin-dependent kinase 4: MASGNNNKQNHQAVSMFQMSSNYEELNVIGTGAYGTVYKARDLGNEGKIVALKKVRVALTEDGVPMSTLREIALLKQLDAFQHPNVVKLLDVCHGPRLEREGQLVLFLVFEHLEQDLDDYIKRLPPGGMPRMTIQRLSRELLTGVDFLHSHRIIHRDLKPQNLLISAQGRLKLADFGLAKTYDFEMKLTTVVVTLWYRAPEVLLGEPYHSSVDIWSSGCIIAEMFQRVALFPGTSEGNQLEKIFELTGRPSESQWPRGISVARENFRPTIQREPRELCPKLCDFSNDLLKKMLAFNSRDRPSAFQCLQHAYFTQEPM, encoded by the exons gTGCCTACGGTACGGTTTACAAAGCTCGAGATCTTGGCAATGAGGGCAAAATTGTGGCACTGAAGAAGGTCCGGGTGGCCCTGACCGAGGACGGTGTTCCGATGTCCACGTTGCGAGAAATCGCGCTGCTGAAGCAACTGGATGCGTTCCAGCATCCCAATGTGGTCAA attaCTGGACGTTTGTCACGGTCCCCGGTTAGAGCGCGAAGGTCAGCTGGTTTTGTTCCTGGTCTTCGAACATCTGGAGCAGGACCTGGACGATTACATCAAGCGGCTTCCTCCGGGAGGAATGCCTCGAATGACAATTCAg CGCCTCTCCCGCGAGCTGCTGACCGGTGTGGACTTTCTGCACTCGCACCGCATCATCCACCGCGATCTGAAACCGCAGAATCTCCTGATTTCGGCCCAGGGTCGGCTCAAACTGGCCGACTTCGGGCTCGCCAAAACGTACGACTTTGAGATGAAGCTGACGACGGTGGTGGTGACGCTGTGGTACCGGGCCCCGGAAGTGCTGCTCGGCGAGCCGTACCACAGCTCGGTGGACATCTGGAGCTCGGGCTGCATCATCGCGGAAATGTTCCAACGGGTGGCGCTGTTCCCGGGAACGTCCGAGGGCAACCAGTTGGAGAAGATTTTCGA ATTGACGGGCCGCCCGTCGGAGAGCCAGTGGCCGCGCGGCATCTCGGTGGCGCGGGAAAACTTCCGGCCGACCATTCAGCGGGAACCGCGCGAACTTTGCCCCAAGCTGTGTGACTTTTCCAACGACTTGCTGAAGAAAATGCTCGCGTTCAACTCGAGGGATCGGCCGTCGGCGTTCCAGTGTCTGCAGCATGCGTACTTTACGCAGGAACCGATGTAG